The Methanobacterium sp. BAmetb5 genome includes a region encoding these proteins:
- a CDS encoding MnhB domain-containing protein translates to MSTILKIFVFPASMVIMCLGVLTILGGHITPGGGFQGGAMIAAGFIFCLVVYGLKESPFHLSHDFLSGMESVGALLYVFLGIAGLAFSGFYLYNLGVDIYGLVPGFIQNLFDYPDPTHAGIIPYLNFAVGLKVMVGLTAVVIAFMGFNEYKDSSEEETEEEWEIE, encoded by the coding sequence ATGAGCACCATACTCAAAATATTCGTATTCCCCGCATCCATGGTTATCATGTGTCTGGGTGTACTCACCATCCTGGGAGGTCACATCACCCCGGGAGGAGGATTCCAGGGAGGGGCAATGATAGCCGCAGGATTCATATTCTGCTTGGTCGTTTATGGACTTAAAGAAAGTCCATTCCATTTATCTCATGATTTCCTATCGGGAATGGAAAGTGTTGGTGCCCTGTTATATGTATTTCTGGGCATTGCCGGTTTAGCTTTTTCCGGGTTTTACCTTTACAACTTGGGAGTGGACATCTATGGTTTAGTCCCTGGTTTCATACAGAACCTTTTTGACTACCCGGACCCCACCCATGCCGGAATAATACCTTACCTCAACTTTGCAGTTGGATTAAAGGTTATGGTAGGATTAACCGCAGTGGTAATAGCATTCATGGGTTTCAACGAATATAAAGACTCTTCAGAAGAAGAAACTGAAGAAGAATGGGAGATTGAATAA
- a CDS encoding 4Fe-4S binding protein produces MFLTTNKCKGIGECIQECPTGAIRLVDGKAFSCITCGACMEACPNRAIFRNKYGGFVVDRAKCNACGVCELTCPVNNIKIEDGVVKGICSRCGICVPSCPEGARIDAYDVIEDRQLKFLESLNLTVQPPTRTVKEEDTTERTSMVTDPEKCTLCRRCEYYCPTEAIMVDVEPQGKCTECRVCEDVCPVGAIENCTIDPEKCTMCLKCMMECPNQAIYVDDFQMKIRKLEPGEELEGKIISCLNCGLCADACEGGALKMINGHLRYDPTLCEDCETTPCIDACPVGTLRLSEDTERKIKGFCVSCGRCVKACDINEARSHKHVTWDGSVSEDCISCGICAELCPKDAITLRRDTIEVDTNKCVLCEKCAIHCPVDAIPTTTMRKKTIKDGFTFVMDKMCMNCKLCTKICPEEAITEDENGRIAVDDSKCTYCGACSNACPARAILFEREFEVAP; encoded by the coding sequence ATGTTTCTAACAACCAACAAATGCAAAGGCATTGGAGAATGCATTCAGGAATGCCCCACAGGGGCTATTCGCCTGGTTGATGGCAAAGCCTTCAGCTGCATTACCTGCGGTGCCTGCATGGAAGCCTGCCCCAACCGTGCAATCTTCCGCAATAAATACGGGGGATTCGTGGTAGACCGGGCCAAATGTAATGCCTGCGGTGTCTGTGAGTTGACCTGTCCGGTTAACAACATCAAAATTGAAGACGGAGTGGTCAAGGGGATCTGCTCCCGGTGTGGTATATGCGTACCTTCCTGCCCAGAAGGGGCCAGGATCGATGCTTACGATGTAATTGAAGACCGGCAACTCAAATTCCTGGAATCATTAAATCTCACGGTCCAACCTCCTACCCGCACGGTAAAAGAGGAAGACACCACCGAAAGAACCAGCATGGTAACTGACCCTGAAAAGTGCACCCTGTGCCGACGCTGTGAGTACTACTGTCCTACCGAGGCCATAATGGTAGATGTGGAACCTCAGGGCAAGTGCACCGAGTGCCGGGTATGTGAGGATGTGTGCCCAGTGGGGGCCATTGAAAACTGCACCATCGACCCGGAAAAATGCACCATGTGTCTCAAATGTATGATGGAATGTCCCAACCAGGCCATATACGTGGATGACTTCCAGATGAAGATCAGAAAACTGGAACCTGGAGAAGAATTGGAAGGTAAAATCATTTCCTGCCTTAACTGTGGCCTTTGTGCCGATGCCTGCGAAGGTGGAGCACTCAAGATGATAAACGGGCACCTGCGTTACGACCCTACCCTGTGTGAGGATTGTGAAACCACACCCTGTATTGATGCCTGCCCCGTGGGAACACTCCGACTCTCCGAAGACACCGAAAGAAAGATCAAAGGATTCTGTGTATCCTGTGGTAGATGTGTAAAGGCCTGTGATATTAACGAAGCACGCAGCCACAAACATGTCACCTGGGACGGATCAGTCAGTGAAGACTGCATATCCTGTGGAATATGCGCAGAACTATGTCCCAAGGATGCCATAACCCTGCGCCGGGATACCATAGAAGTGGACACCAATAAATGTGTCCTCTGTGAGAAATGTGCCATTCACTGTCCAGTGGATGCCATACCCACCACCACCATGCGCAAGAAAACCATCAAGGATGGATTTACCTTTGTTATGGATAAAATGTGTATGAACTGTAAGTTATGCACCAAAATATGTCCAGAAGAAGCTATAACTGAGGATGAAAATGGCCGAATTGCGGTAGATGATTCCAAATGCACCTACTGTGGCGCCTGCAGCAATGCCTGCCCCGCCAGGGCCATACTATTTGAAAGGGAATTCGAGGTGGCACCATGA
- a CDS encoding NADH-quinone oxidoreductase subunit B family protein gives MSLKSYSRGRAVHVMLVYTGGCNGCDIEIVNCILSPKFDAEQYKVFLTWNPREADVLVVTGPVTKHNEQPLREIYNAIPEPKAVVAAGACALMGGVYKNCHGDIPSEEIAGPVDNIIPVDAKVPGCAVRPQDIVAGLVSALPLLLNAD, from the coding sequence ATGAGCCTGAAATCATATTCCAGGGGTCGAGCCGTACACGTGATGTTAGTGTACACCGGAGGATGTAACGGCTGTGACATTGAAATAGTAAACTGCATACTATCCCCTAAATTCGACGCAGAACAGTACAAAGTATTTCTAACTTGGAACCCCAGGGAAGCCGATGTACTGGTGGTCACCGGACCAGTAACCAAACACAATGAACAGCCACTCCGTGAAATCTACAATGCCATACCAGAACCCAAGGCCGTGGTTGCTGCCGGAGCCTGCGCCCTTATGGGAGGAGTGTACAAAAACTGTCACGGAGACATACCATCGGAAGAGATCGCTGGACCAGTGGATAACATAATACCAGTAGATGCCAAAGTACCGGGTTGTGCAGTGCGCCCCCAGGACATAGTGGCTGGGCTGGTGTCAGCACTACCCCTGCTCTTGAATGCAGACTAG
- a CDS encoding 4Fe-4S binding protein, producing the protein MTNLLLVFLEGAYTNLKRILFASDRVTDMGIRNMILEGRVTPTEKVAEASCIGCGGCSNACPTGAIEMVDLDEPVQLMEGLTKTQLPVLNSEKCVNCYYCHDFCPLYALFGQAGTIHPNDVGEVDSDISQLLEKPVKISEDKIAFISQYLADNTIIRKRENE; encoded by the coding sequence ATGACCAATCTATTGCTGGTATTTTTGGAAGGAGCCTACACCAATCTGAAAAGAATCCTGTTTGCCAGTGACCGGGTCACAGATATGGGAATACGGAACATGATTCTGGAAGGCCGGGTTACACCAACGGAAAAGGTGGCCGAGGCATCCTGTATTGGCTGCGGGGGATGCAGCAACGCCTGCCCCACGGGAGCCATAGAAATGGTGGATCTGGACGAACCAGTCCAGCTAATGGAAGGACTCACCAAAACCCAGTTACCGGTCTTGAACAGTGAAAAATGTGTTAACTGTTATTACTGTCATGATTTCTGCCCATTATATGCCCTATTTGGACAGGCAGGAACCATACACCCCAACGATGTGGGAGAGGTAGATTCAGACATATCACAATTACTTGAAAAACCAGTGAAGATATCTGAAGATAAAATAGCATTTATATCCCAATATCTGGCTGATAACACTATCATAAGGAAAAGAGAGAATGAATAA
- a CDS encoding energy-converting hydrogenase B subunit J — protein MITYAGPMVLGFLLGFIMGSRIKLNPKSELKYDASVYLIFLIVAFIVAYLLGPFPYYQDFPLADGFVAAAVGIIVGKLLLGRDRGPQELED, from the coding sequence ATGATAACCTATGCTGGACCAATGGTACTGGGATTCCTACTGGGATTCATCATGGGCAGCCGTATTAAGTTGAATCCAAAAAGTGAACTCAAATACGATGCCTCAGTCTATCTAATCTTCCTGATTGTGGCTTTCATTGTGGCCTACTTATTAGGTCCCTTCCCCTATTACCAGGACTTCCCCCTGGCTGATGGGTTCGTAGCGGCAGCAGTGGGAATCATAGTGGGTAAACTATTATTAGGAAGGGATAGAGGCCCTCAAGAACTGGAGGATTAA